In a genomic window of Pedobacter sp. KBS0701:
- a CDS encoding TonB-dependent receptor, which produces MKRKLLDTSKCAVMFLFVLILSIGKSNNSIAQTTAQISISGKVKDNKGNPIPGASISVKGTTQVVASDANGNFKISAQKGESLVISFVGYVTNTILVANETQVSIVLAEDKDKNLQEVIVVGYGTQKRSDVTGSVVSVPKARLSQLPVTNVLQSIEGAVAGVNVTTTSSVPGSQPNALIRGQNSISAGTGPYVVVDGVPLTKTGGSLNDINPNDIASVEILKDASATAIYGTNGSNGVILITTKRGTTGKPVIRYSGYAGFDNIAHILEPRSGAEYAQKYADYLKQTGQVQQRPVPNIGELPAYNAGTTTDWVKEATQQGVIQDHNVGISGGSEDVKYFISGDYLNQKGVIKGYDFKRIGLRSNLDVNVTSFLTVGTSLFLTSNNFDGGRANLLLATAMSPYGQEYNTNGSYTIYPMNPEQLYTNPLLGLTTTQIRRTTNINGNGYAEVKFPGALTGLKFRLNAGYTYFPEKNGSYVGRLANDLNGTASSFNASTNSYTIENILTYSKDIKKHHFDFTALYSAQERNYNSTTAGAIGFINDELGLNNIGAGATQTSGSYRDRYGLNSQMGRLFYSYDSKYLLTLTARRDGSSVFGANTTKYGVFPSAAIGWNIINEDFMKNGKVFSNLKLRVSYGKTGNEAVGVYNTITTEGSSRSPFNGISTIGVIPNNLGNTSLQWETTKTANIGLDFGILNNRINGSIEAYQNKTSGLLLSRSLPIITGYSKVSENIGKTTNKGLELTLNTQNIAGKDFRWETMVVFATNKNKITDLYGDGKDDLGNRWFIGKPISVVYDYQMTGVWQTGEDVSKQDPTAKPGSLKFADLNGDGKITGDGDRMILGQTAPKWTGGLTNTFHYKNINLSIFVQTAQGMTRNNTDLGYGDETGRRNTPAEIGYWTPENASQTRPALSYNNTLGYGYASDASYTRIKDVTLSYVFGQSVLDKLHLGGLTVYASGRNLYTFTKWVGWDPEQTTYGRGSGNSSANQQAFAADWTNNYPITRTFVLGLNVSLR; this is translated from the coding sequence ATGAAAAGAAAACTACTAGACACCTCTAAGTGTGCAGTAATGTTTTTGTTTGTTTTAATCCTATCCATAGGTAAATCAAACAATTCAATTGCACAAACAACCGCTCAAATCTCAATTTCTGGAAAAGTAAAAGATAATAAAGGTAATCCCATTCCAGGTGCATCAATTAGTGTTAAGGGAACTACTCAGGTGGTGGCCAGCGATGCCAATGGAAATTTCAAAATATCAGCTCAAAAAGGAGAAAGCTTAGTAATTAGTTTTGTAGGTTATGTAACCAATACTATATTGGTAGCTAATGAAACGCAAGTGAGCATCGTTCTTGCAGAGGATAAGGATAAAAACTTACAAGAGGTAATTGTGGTAGGTTACGGTACGCAAAAGCGTTCCGACGTTACCGGTTCGGTAGTTTCGGTCCCAAAAGCTCGGTTATCGCAATTACCGGTTACCAACGTTTTACAATCTATTGAAGGTGCAGTTGCAGGTGTTAATGTTACCACGACATCTTCAGTTCCAGGTAGCCAGCCAAATGCATTAATCAGAGGTCAGAATTCAATAAGTGCAGGTACCGGACCTTATGTTGTTGTGGATGGGGTACCTTTGACCAAAACCGGCGGTTCATTAAATGACATCAATCCAAATGATATCGCATCGGTTGAAATTTTGAAAGATGCGAGTGCAACTGCAATTTATGGTACAAATGGCTCAAACGGGGTTATTCTAATTACAACAAAAAGGGGGACCACAGGCAAACCAGTAATCCGCTACAGTGGGTATGCAGGTTTTGATAACATTGCTCATATTTTGGAGCCAAGGAGCGGTGCTGAGTATGCTCAGAAATACGCAGACTATCTTAAACAAACTGGCCAAGTACAACAAAGACCGGTTCCGAATATCGGAGAGCTACCTGCTTACAATGCTGGTACAACAACCGATTGGGTTAAAGAGGCAACACAACAAGGTGTAATTCAGGATCATAATGTTGGTATCTCTGGCGGATCAGAAGATGTTAAATATTTCATTTCAGGCGATTATCTTAATCAGAAAGGTGTAATTAAAGGTTATGATTTTAAACGTATAGGTTTGCGTTCTAACTTAGATGTTAATGTAACCAGTTTTTTAACTGTGGGTACATCATTATTCTTAACCAGTAATAACTTCGACGGTGGAAGGGCAAACCTATTGTTAGCAACAGCGATGAGCCCTTATGGTCAGGAATATAATACAAACGGATCGTATACAATTTACCCGATGAATCCGGAGCAGTTGTATACAAATCCATTGCTTGGTTTAACTACTACTCAAATCAGAAGAACAACCAACATTAATGGAAACGGTTATGCTGAAGTTAAGTTTCCTGGTGCTTTAACCGGTTTAAAATTTCGTTTAAATGCAGGTTACACTTACTTCCCTGAAAAAAATGGAAGCTATGTCGGCCGTTTAGCAAATGATTTAAACGGTACGGCAAGTAGTTTTAATGCATCTACAAATAGCTATACGATCGAAAATATCTTAACTTATTCTAAAGACATTAAAAAACATCATTTTGATTTTACTGCCTTGTATAGTGCTCAGGAGCGTAACTATAATTCTACCACAGCTGGTGCGATTGGCTTCATTAATGATGAATTGGGTTTAAATAATATTGGTGCAGGTGCTACGCAAACCAGTGGATCTTACCGTGATAGATATGGGTTGAACTCTCAAATGGGTCGTTTATTCTACTCATACGATAGCAAATACTTACTTACTTTGACTGCACGTAGAGATGGTTCTTCTGTTTTTGGTGCAAACACAACTAAATATGGGGTTTTCCCTTCAGCAGCAATTGGCTGGAACATCATTAACGAAGACTTCATGAAAAACGGTAAGGTTTTCAGCAATCTGAAGTTAAGAGTGTCTTATGGTAAAACAGGTAATGAGGCTGTTGGTGTTTACAATACCATTACAACCGAAGGATCCTCGCGTTCCCCTTTCAACGGCATAAGTACAATTGGTGTTATTCCAAATAACCTGGGAAATACATCATTGCAGTGGGAAACCACAAAAACTGCCAATATCGGATTGGATTTCGGAATTCTTAATAACAGGATTAATGGTAGTATTGAAGCTTACCAAAATAAAACAAGTGGTTTATTGCTTAGCCGAAGTTTGCCTATTATTACAGGATACTCAAAAGTTTCAGAAAATATAGGTAAGACAACAAATAAAGGCTTAGAGTTAACCTTAAATACGCAAAATATTGCTGGAAAAGATTTCCGTTGGGAAACCATGGTAGTTTTTGCAACCAACAAAAATAAAATTACCGATTTATATGGTGATGGAAAAGACGATTTAGGAAACAGATGGTTTATAGGTAAGCCAATTAGCGTTGTTTATGATTACCAAATGACAGGCGTTTGGCAAACGGGAGAGGATGTTTCTAAGCAAGACCCTACGGCTAAACCGGGAAGCTTAAAATTTGCTGATTTAAACGGCGATGGTAAAATTACCGGAGATGGGGATAGAATGATTTTAGGTCAAACAGCACCAAAATGGACTGGTGGTCTAACCAATACTTTTCATTACAAAAACATCAACCTGAGCATTTTCGTTCAAACGGCACAAGGGATGACGAGAAACAATACCGATTTGGGTTATGGTGATGAAACCGGAAGAAGAAATACACCTGCAGAAATTGGTTACTGGACGCCAGAAAATGCGAGCCAGACCAGACCAGCACTTTCTTACAACAACACTTTAGGTTATGGCTATGCCTCAGATGCCAGTTACACCAGAATTAAAGATGTGACATTAAGTTATGTTTTCGGACAGTCAGTCTTGGATAAACTTCACCTTGGTGGCTTAACTGTTTATGCGAGCGGTCGTAACCTGTATACTTTTACAAAATGGGTAGGTTGGGATCCTGAACAAACTACTTACGGTAGGGGATCAGGCAATAGTAGTGCAAATCAACAGGCGTTTGCAGCAGACTGGACAAATAATTATCCTATAACAAGAACTTTTGTATTGGGTTTAAATGTTTCATTACGTTAA